The Pedosphaera parvula Ellin514 genome includes the window GATCCAGACTCTCCGCGATAGGCACGGCAGTCTGCATATCCGGGGCCATCAAAAGGTCCAGGGCTTCCGCGGCATTCTCCAATCGGCCGGCAGCATTTAATCGTGGCGCCAATTGAAAACCGACTTCGTACGCGCCCATCGAAGCCGTCACCTGCGCCACTTTCTTCAGTGCCACCAGACCCGGGCGCACCGTGGAGCTTAGCCGCTGCAGTCCCATATAAACTAAAATGCGATTTTCCCCCGTAAGCGGCACCAAATCGGCAATAGTTCCCAATGCGACCAGATCCAGCAAAGGACGCAGATCATACTTTTCAGCTTCTGCCAGGCCAACCTCGCGGCCGCGCTTTACCAGAGCGTGCACAAGTTTGAATGCCAGCCCCACGGAGCATAGCTCGCGAAAGGAGGACTTGCCATCTTCCTCCCTTGTCGGTCCAAGTTGAGGATTGACCAAGGCAATCGCAGCCGGTGCAGGTGATGAAACCTGATGATGGTCCAAAACCAGGACATCAATTCCCTTTTGACGCAGGTAATCGATCGTTGTCACCGCAGTCGATCCACAATCGACCGCCAGCAGCAAGGTTGTGGGAAACTTGCGAAGGCAATTCTCCACGCCCTCCTGGCTGAGCCCATAGCCTTCTTCCATCCGATGGGGAAGATAGAAATTTACCGTCCAACCCAGAGCACGCAGAGATTCAGCAAGCAGTGCTGTCGATGTGACTCCATCTACATCGTAATCGCCAAAAACGACCAGCGATTCCTTTCGCTGGCGTGCCTGGAAAAGGCGCTCGACGGCCGCGGCCATGTTGGGCAGCAGGAACGGATCGGCCAACTCCTTGAGCCGCGGCTGCAAAAACGTGGCCAGCGCTTCGGCATTGCTCATCCCACGATTGACCAGACACTGAGCCAGCAAGGGCGAGACCTTGAGCACTGAAGCCAGCTGCTTGATCAAAAGTGGTTGGGAAGGTGACAGAGACCAGCGGAATTTCATGAGTGATCCTTGTTCCGCTGCGCTGCGTTGACCCGCTCTCTTTCCCGACGCGTGGCGATAATGGAAAAAAGGATCGAGATGATAATAATTGTAACCACCATGAGAAGTGAGGTGGAGTCGGGAATGTCAAATTGATACCAATGCGGCGGCTTATCGTGTGGGTCAATCAGCATCTTAACCCCGATAAAAACCAGGACCACTGACAGACCGACCTTCAGATATCGGAATAGTCCGATTGCTCCGGCGAGCACAAAATACATGGAACGCAGTCCAAGAATCGCAAACACATTCGAGGTGAATACGATGAACGGTTTTCGCGTGACGCCGAATATGGCCGGGATGGAATCCACAGCAAAAATCAGGTCCGTTGTCTCCACCATCAGCAGCACCAGGAATAATGGCGTCAGCATTCGTCTTCCATTCACCCGGGTTAGAAAATTTTGGCCGTCAAAGTCAGACGATACCGGGAGGAGTTTTTTGGCGCCACGCACAATCCAACTTTTTTCGGGGTGGACACTCTCCTCTTTGGAGAGGAGCATTTTGATGCCGGTCAAGACCAGGAAAGCGCCAAAGATATAGAGCAACCAGTCGAAACGGGTAATCAACTCCACTCCGGCCCAAATCATCAATCCACGCATGATCAATGCCCCGAGAATGCCCCAGAACAGAACGCGGTGCTGGAACTGCGGAGCAACTTTGAAGTAACCGAAAATCAGGGCAATGACGAAGACGTTGTCCATGGACAACGAGACTTCGATGAAGTAACCGGTAAAGAACTCCAATGCCTCCTTCCTACCCCTGAGGAAAATAAGCGAGAAGGCAAAAAGGAGCGCCAGAGTGACCCAAACAGCCGTCCAACCAAGGGCTTCCTTGACCGAGACGACGTGGGCTTGCTTATGAAACAAGCCCAGGTCAAGCGCCAGAAAAATCAGCACGCAGAGGATGAAACCAACCCAATACCATGGGGTGATTTCAACCAGGGCCAGCATGATTCATTGAGGTTCTCTTAAGTCCGGGATGTGGCAGCGTTCTGCACAGTTACCTGGCTGCTGGTCTGGGGACGAGCACCCTTGTGCCACTTCAAGACGAGATAGCTGGCAATGTAGATACTCGAGTAGGTTCCCGTGATAATACCCACCAGGAACGTAAAGGCGAAGTCATTGATCGCACCTCCGCCGAACAGGTAGAGCGAGAGAGTTGCCAGAAACACTGTGCCGGAAGTGATGATGGTTCGGCTCAAAGTTTGATTCAGGGCCTGGTTAATCAGATCCTTAAAGCTGCCACGAACGCCCAACTTCAGATCTTCGCGAATACGATCGAAGATCACGATGGTATCGTTGATGGAGAAGCCAATGATAGTTAGCACGGCAGCTACCATGGTGGCATTAAATTGCCGGCCAAAGAGACAGTAAATGCCTATGGTCATCAGCACATCATGAATGACGGCTGCGACAGCGCCGACAGCGAATGAGAACTCATACCGGAAGGCGACGTAAACGAGAATGCCCAACAACGACAGCAAACTGGCCACAATCGCTGTTTGCTGGATTTCCT containing:
- the recJ gene encoding single-stranded-DNA-specific exonuclease RecJ, producing the protein MKFRWSLSPSQPLLIKQLASVLKVSPLLAQCLVNRGMSNAEALATFLQPRLKELADPFLLPNMAAAVERLFQARQRKESLVVFGDYDVDGVTSTALLAESLRALGWTVNFYLPHRMEEGYGLSQEGVENCLRKFPTTLLLAVDCGSTAVTTIDYLRQKGIDVLVLDHHQVSSPAPAAIALVNPQLGPTREEDGKSSFRELCSVGLAFKLVHALVKRGREVGLAEAEKYDLRPLLDLVALGTIADLVPLTGENRILVYMGLQRLSSTVRPGLVALKKVAQVTASMGAYEVGFQLAPRLNAAGRLENAAEALDLLMAPDMQTAVPIAESLDLRNRERQKIEKGIVEEVIGSVRAKFNPERDYVIVEGQLLWHVGVVGIVASRVLQQFYRPTIIVGGEGDEWRGSGRSIAGFDLAAALRDCDDLLVRHGGHAMAAGLTIEAGKLDLLRVRMNELAQRLIKREELQPLLRLDAEVTLKEINFDSLFELDLLKPTGQGNPVVQFMVRNVTQARPLQRMGAEKQHVKLWLTDGTATHEAVWWGAGKDTALPVGRFDLAFAPQINEFAGRRTVQLKVLDWKPMM
- a CDS encoding TerC family protein, which produces MLALVEITPWYWVGFILCVLIFLALDLGLFHKQAHVVSVKEALGWTAVWVTLALLFAFSLIFLRGRKEALEFFTGYFIEVSLSMDNVFVIALIFGYFKVAPQFQHRVLFWGILGALIMRGLMIWAGVELITRFDWLLYIFGAFLVLTGIKMLLSKEESVHPEKSWIVRGAKKLLPVSSDFDGQNFLTRVNGRRMLTPLFLVLLMVETTDLIFAVDSIPAIFGVTRKPFIVFTSNVFAILGLRSMYFVLAGAIGLFRYLKVGLSVVLVFIGVKMLIDPHDKPPHWYQFDIPDSTSLLMVVTIIIISILFSIIATRRERERVNAAQRNKDHS